The sequence below is a genomic window from Acetivibrio clariflavus DSM 19732.
TTCAACCTTTTAAGTTCAACAAATCCAAGGGTTTGCATTAATCCAGCGAAAAATACTATAGATAAAAGAACCGTTGGTTTTAAACGCCGACAGAATGCCTTAGCCACTTCACCGGAATCTGCTCTGTCTATGCTGGAACAAGCAGTTGCTACCGGTATTAAAGCAAAATATGTTTTATTTGACAGTTGGTTCTCCTTTCCGGCTACTATTATCAAAATTTGTAAGATGAATCTTAATGTGATAGCTATGGTAAAGGATACTCCCAAGATTTACTATAACTTCAATGGTGAAAAAAAATCATTGAGAGAGATATACCGAACTGTCAGGAAACGTAGAGGAAGATCAAAATACCTTGCTTCAGTTATGGTAGAATTACACGATAAAGAAGGAAACCACATTCCGGCAAAAATTGTCTTTGTCCGTGACCGAAGAAACAAGAGTAAATGGCTAGCTCTCATATCTACAGATACTAGTCTTCCCGAAACAGAGATAATCAGGATATACGGAAAACGCTGGGACATAGAGGTATTCTTCAAGATGTGTAAGTCATACCTTAAGCTGGCTAAGGAATTTCAAGGTCGTTCTTATGATATGATGGTTGCCCATACAACTATTGTTTTTTCAAGGTACATTATGTTAGCGGTTGAGAACCGCAATAATACTGATTTACGCACTATTGGTACTTTGTTCTACTATTGCTGCGATGAACTTGAGGACATTAAATTCCATGAGGCACTGCAGCTTATAATAGAGGCTTTAAAAACTACTTTACAGGAAAAACTGCTTTTGACAAAGGAAACAGTCAACGAGTTTCTCAACTACTTTGTCACTTGTTTGCCTGTTCATATCAAGGCAAAGCTATCAGTTGTTTCCTGCGAAAGTTGATTAAATTATTATATTATATCGTAAATAATTAAGAAATGCTTGATGATAAGTAAATTCCTCAAATCTTCATTTGCATAGCTGTAATTAAATCACTTTTCGATACACCTTAGCTTTTAAGCTGCATATATGTAAATAATAATTGCAGAAGGGAAAAGTTTGTTTGCATAAAACTTTTCCCTTCTATAATTTTCATTAATAATAATTAATCTCAAAACTTTTATATTATAATGTAGTTGTAAATACCAAGAATTCCCACTATGGAACGGTATAAATCTTTGGTGTTGGCGGTTCTGCCATTCCATAGCCTATAAAGAAGCTGGTGTGAGGCGGCTGATTATATGCCGTATTCTGCCATGCTATTCCCAGCCTATAAATCGGATCATGCATCAATGTATAAATTCTGCGATTTGTAAGACTTGTAGTTGTATAAATACGTAAGAAAGTGTTATCTGCAGACCTAAATACTACTTCCTCTCTCCAATCTCCAAATAAATCTGCTTGTAAGCATGGTGTGGCTTTTGTACCGTTACAGGAAGCACAGCCATCAGCCGAAAGCAGTGTTCCACCGTTATATTTAGTAATGGTAGTACCGTCCAAAAGTTCACGCAGCTCATCGCCATCCCACCAAATGGCAAAGTTTATTTGAGATGGACGATTTCCTATATTATTACCAGTAGAACTATAAAGTGGTGAACCTGCTGCCCACAATTCCATTCCTGGTGAAGATGGAACTATATCAGCTGCACACGCTCTGCCGCAATCGCCTGTATGATAATATCTGAATATTTGCTTTCCTGTTCTCGCATCCAGCAATACAGCGCCTTTTCCTTCTTCAAGACATGTCCATACTTCGAGTCCTGGCCTGTTAGGGTCAATATCAGCCAAATGCATCGCATCACCATGGCCTAATCCAGTATACCATAAACCCTTACCATCATGGTCTACAGCCGAAGTACCCAATATAATTTCGTCAAAACCGTCTCCGTCAACATCTCCTACACTTAGATTGTGATTACCCTGTCCTGCCCATGCCGAATTGCCGTAATCATCACTGTCAAAGGTCCAGCGGTGTACAAGTTTTCCGTCCCTAAAATCCCACGCTACCACTGTTTGTCTGGTATAGTATCCACGGCACATAATAAGACTTGGGCGTTGTCCGTCAAGATAAGCTACACATGCTCTGAAACGGTCAACCCTGTTCCCATAGTTATCTCCCCAATTTGATACATTACCTCTTGGAGGAAGGTAATTTACGGTTGATAGAGCTGCTCCTGTCTCTCCGTCAAATACCGTCAGATATTCAGGTCCTGACAAAATGTACCCGTTTGAATTACGATAATCTGCATTTGGATTACCAATAACAACGCCTCTTCCATCTACAGTTCCATCTGCTGTTTTACATGCAACCTCTGCCTTTCCGTCTCCATCCAAATCATAAACCATGAACTGTGTATAATGGGCACCGGCACGTATATTTTTGCCAAGATTTATAGTCCATAACTTTCTGCCTTGTAATGTATAGGCTTCAAGGTACACAGGATCGGTATATCCTGCATTTGCATTATCCTGTGTCGCACCTTCCCATTTAACAACAATTTCGTATTGCCCATCTCCGTTCAAATCACCGGCACTGCAATCTCCTGCCGAATAACCGTTAACCGGTGGCTTTATAGGAATTTGTAAATAATTTTGTCCCCATACCCTTACTGTATTTGATTCTTCTTGTTCCTGACCGTTTACTACTGTACGTACAGTATATGTTGAATTTATATTGCCATTTGTATCAATATAATTTGTAGCTCCGGTAATGGGTGAAGAATTCACTTTTATACCGTTACGATATATGTTAAATGCTATATTTGAAGGTTCTGTGCCCAGCAAACGCCAGCTCAAAAACACACCATTATCTACTTTTACGGCTATTAATCCCCTATCCAGTTTCTCCATCTGTCTGTAACCTGGCGGCGGTGTTGCATTTCCTGGCCGTGTTGATGTAGGCGTAGGAGTTACAACCGGTTCAGAAGTTTCTTGTATTTTTAAATAGTCAACATTCGGTCCTCCTTCTGCTGTAATAGCCAACGCTCTGATTGAATTTGTTCCTTGCCTGAGATTTACCACTATACTAGCATCTTCCCAAGCAGTCCATGCACCTGTCGGATAAAAATCCATACCATCC
It includes:
- a CDS encoding IS4 family transposase; its protein translation is MSIVSQKVKEENRFSLTVDNFFKMFSVGYLLKKSNAYKDKGIPCLTVFKVLFELVFTGKNLFMNYKAESFDIPFARDVVYRFLNSIHINWQRFLYLLSAKVINHHIDRLTSDERVDAFVIDDSFYSRTRSKSVELLSWVKDHADGNKNKKGFRMLTLGWTDGNSFIPVAFNLLSSTNPRVCINPAKNTIDKRTVGFKRRQNALATSPESALSMLEQAVATGIKAKYVLFDSWFSFPATIIKICKMNLNVIAMVKDTPKIYYNFNGEKKSLREIYRTVRKRRGRSKYLASVMVELHDKEGNHIPAKIVFVRDRRNKSKWLALISTDTSLPETEIIRIYGKRWDIEVFFKMCKSYLKLAKEFQGRSYDMMVAHTTIVFSRYIMLAVENRNNTDLRTIGTLFYYCCDELEDIKFHEALQLIIEALKTTLQEKLLLTKETVNEFLNYFVTCLPVHIKAKLSVVSCES
- a CDS encoding dockerin type I domain-containing protein; the protein is MKRALVILIVLGIILSFLPYSGFNAEGSQMISTKYGDLNGDGERDSIDLALIRAYLIGLISDFPVSNGKIAADVNGDNDVNSIDYAYMKSFLLGFISEFPAENNPIVTPEPSMEAIYQAEDAVLYNAFLETIHEGYTGSGYVNYNNEYGSYIEWYVNVTKAGTYKLTFRYASASNANRAMQIIINNIVVKDGMDFYPTGAWTAWEDASIVVNLRQGTNSIRALAITAEGGPNVDYLKIQETSEPVVTPTPTSTRPGNATPPPGYRQMEKLDRGLIAVKVDNGVFLSWRLLGTEPSNIAFNIYRNGIKVNSSPITGATNYIDTNGNINSTYTVRTVVNGQEQEESNTVRVWGQNYLQIPIKPPVNGYSAGDCSAGDLNGDGQYEIVVKWEGATQDNANAGYTDPVYLEAYTLQGRKLWTINLGKNIRAGAHYTQFMVYDLDGDGKAEVACKTADGTVDGRGVVIGNPNADYRNSNGYILSGPEYLTVFDGETGAALSTVNYLPPRGNVSNWGDNYGNRVDRFRACVAYLDGQRPSLIMCRGYYTRQTVVAWDFRDGKLVHRWTFDSDDYGNSAWAGQGNHNLSVGDVDGDGFDEIILGTSAVDHDGKGLWYTGLGHGDAMHLADIDPNRPGLEVWTCLEEGKGAVLLDARTGKQIFRYYHTGDCGRACAADIVPSSPGMELWAAGSPLYSSTGNNIGNRPSQINFAIWWDGDELRELLDGTTITKYNGGTLLSADGCASCNGTKATPCLQADLFGDWREEVVFRSADNTFLRIYTTTSLTNRRIYTLMHDPIYRLGIAWQNTAYNQPPHTSFFIGYGMAEPPTPKIYTVP